Within the Pseudorasbora parva isolate DD20220531a chromosome 20, ASM2467924v1, whole genome shotgun sequence genome, the region GATACTGAAACCAATTTAGCGTCAGCATTTGTCAAAGCATTTCCATCACCATACATGTTGTCAACTTCAGCATAATCAGTGCGAGATGAACCATATAAACACTACTGCAGTAGAGTGTGATTATTTTGAATATAGTAGAAAAAGGAATTTATGAAAATCATGATAACATAGTCTTTGCTGTCTTTTTCCATGTTTTTTAAAGGCTCAACTGCAGACGACAGTCATGATTACACAGAGACCAGCCTTAGACTGaagaacatattacaattagaCTACAAGCGGATATTGGTCGGTAATTCGCAGACGGGTCATCAGAAATACCTGACTGATGTctacacacatttatatgtggTGGAGAATGAGACTGGAGGAAGATTGAACGACCATGAGGTGATACAGATCGAATCAGATCACAACCGATCAACTGCCAAGGAGAAGCCAATCAATTGTAATGACATGTTTAAAGTCCAGTGTGAGACGGGTCGACGAAACAGAAAGGTGCTGACAATGGGGATCGCAGGGGTGGGAAAAACTGTCTCTGTCAATAAATTCATCCTTGACTGGGCTGAAGGAAATGAAAATCATGATATAGCCTTCATTTTACCTCTGCCGTTTCGTGAGCTAAATTTGATCACAAATAACTGCAGTCTCATGGGACTTCTTCAAGAACACATATTTAATGATACTGAAGAATTGCCCTCTCTTCCTGAAGGTGATGGTAAGGTCATGTTCATCTTTGATGGACTAGATGAATGCCACTTCTCTTTGGGCTTTAAAGAGGGTGACAGAATTACTGATGTTCACAAAATAACAACAGTGAGTAAGATAGTTACAAGCCTGATCAAGAGACACCTGCTTCCCTCTGCTCTCATCTGGATCACATCCAGACCAGCAGCAGCCAGTCTGATACCCCGAAAATACATTGATCAAGTGACAGAGGTGCGAGGATTCAATGATGACCAGAAAGAGCAATACTTCATCAAAAACTGTCCTGAGGTTTCTGAAAAAATTATCCGTCACATCAGAAACTCCAGGAGTCTGTACATCATGTGTCATATCCCTGTCTTCTGCTGGATCTCTCTCACTGTTCTTCAGCCTCTACTGTCTCGAGAGAGCAATGACAAAACTCCCACAACTCTCACAGGGATGTACACAAACTTCGTTATTTCTCAGCTGCAACAGATAGAAGAAAAATACTATGATGACCATGAAACTAAAGCCAATGCATGGCATTTTGATCAGATTATTCTGAAGCTTGGGAAACTGGCTTTTCAACAGCTGAAGAAAGGAAAGTGGATTTTCTTCAAAAAAGATCTTGAGCAATGTGGAATAGATGTCAGTGAAGGGTCATTGTACTCTGGGTTATGCACTCGATTGTTTCAGAAGGAAAAAGTTTTAAGAAGAAATGTTTACAGCTTTGTACATCTCAGTGTCCAGGAATTCCTCGCTgctctttatgtgttttttatggGCAAAGATGAGAAAGCTGACCTGTTTCTTCAATCCTGGACGGAAAAACTAATTTGGAAACTGTCCAAAAAGCCACTGTTTCAGCTTAATAATGCTGCAGTCAATATGGCTTTACGAAACGAGAATGGACATCTGGACCTTTTCCTCCGGTTCCTTTTGGGTCTCTCACTGGAGTCCAATCAGAGTGACCTGATGGATCTACTGCCAGAACTGGAACTCAAAACAGAGAACATGAAAAACACTGCTGACTATATcaaaaagaaaatagaaaaggAGAAATCAGTGGATAGAACCATCAATCTCTTCCACTGTCTGAATGAACTGAAAGATGACTTTGTGGTGGAAATCCAGAAGAATCTGAGTTCAGGAATTCTTGCAGCAAAGAATCTTTCCTCTGCTCAGTGGTCAGGTCTGGTGTTTGTGCTCCAGATGTCAGAAGAGGCTCAAGAGATGTTTGAACTGCAGAAATACAGAAGATCTGATGAAGCACTGATGAGACTGCTGCCGTTGATCAAAAACACAAGAAGAGCACTGTAAGAGTCTCCTCTACAATAATTTATATGCACCGTTACTAAGGTTGCAATATTTCTGGAAACTTTCTGGAATTTTAGAAATATTTCCTTAAGTTTCTGAAAATTTACCAGAAATAATCAGCCCCTTTGCAACCCTACCTGTTAGTCATTTTAATTGGGCCTACATTTTATATGGGTGACTTGTTGGCCTAGACTAGTGGTGTCTAACCCcagttatttgttttgttttgttttgattctttctttattcaacatttttaattttgaacTATCTACAGCAGAGCCCAAAATCCACCCACAATCATAAGACAGAAATACAGcttaataaaatgaaaacagatacattttatataaataaggATACCAATTACATCTCAGGATTTTAAAATTTTCGATAAAATCTTATAAGGTCCAAACAAAATTGTATCGTCTTTCTTGAGGCGCTATGAACTTTAGCTGTGGTACACTCAAATTGGGCAATGTCCAGTAAGTAGGACATCCAAGTAGATATAGTTCAAGTCCAAGTAGACATTGACAAACTATGGTTGTTCTAATACCATTGTGACTAGTGATGGAAACTAGTGAGGGAAACATGAGAACAAAGGAAACTGGAAAGCATAAGCAAACGAATAGTCCTTGAAAATGTTAACCAAACACAATGAAAGTGTGACAGTATGATATTTAttggttttgatgttttagaagatattttttttagcttACATCTTACATTACTTGCTTACATCATTAGGAGTCAAAGGTTTTTCTAAGCTTAATATTATAAGCGCTACTCAAAAGGCATTACTGTTGCTCTTCTCTACACAGGCTACAGTGTTGTAATCTCACTGCTCAGTCCTGTGAACGTTTGTCTTCAGTTTTACAATCCTCAAACTCCTtcctgagagagctggacctgaCTAACAATGACGTGCATGATTCTGGAGTGAAGCTTCTCTCTGATGGACTGAAGAGTCCAAACTGTCAGCTGGAGATACTGAGGTGAATGGCTTTAAAATAATGAACTATGCTATGATTGGAGGCAGACTTAAATGTGCAATAGGTGATCTGGAAAATGTTAACTTTAGCCGGCATGCACTGAAAGCATACAATCCCACCCACCTTGAAAATTGGCACCCAAAGCCtcctccaaaacacatgaacgcacACAGACAAGAAGCGAGATCATCAGAGACAACATTATTGGATTACATTATGTGTCATTTTCTGGTGAGAACTTAAAAGTACAGCAAGTAACAGTACTACAAAAATGAACATAGACAACTGTTTGCCTGTCATTCTTGCTCTGTCTGCATCATATGTGATGATGTATTATGTCTGTGTGAAGAGTGGTATGGAAACACATTTAATGACTGGGAACACATGCTTTCATTTCACTCTGACCATGTTAGAGGTAAGAACAATGAAGACCAGGGTGGGGTTCAGTTAACAGTCTTTAATGAAGCAAGAAGTCTTCACTGATTAATCAGAACAAAAATCACAGGCTTCTTTCAGAGTCAACACAGAAATAGCCAGACGACTGGAGCTAAGAAAAACTACACAAATCTCCACGAGGGCAGAGGCAGGAACACCGAGATGCATACAGCCAGTCCAAAACAGTGAAGACAGCCGGCAGTGCGGACAGCCAAGGGCATCATGACAGGATCCTGACAGACCACATGCAATGATTGAACAAACATTTATAATCCTATGCCTTGACAgactatatatatttattaaaatacactTAGACTTTTAGACATAGTGATCGCTATCAAGATATGATATGCTCAACCAGCATAACAAAAAACACAATCTTTAGACAATCACCTATTGCTCCTTTAACCAATAAGCAAAGTAAGCTGTCACTTAGAGCCCCAGGGAACAGAGGGGCCCCATCTGACTTGGCGAAACATATTTAGCAAACGCTCAAGTGCATATATATGTTTGTGCTCTTGAGAGTTTGAAAGATCTCCAATTTCCAAAATTATGCAATGTGGTGGCAACGCACAGACATCTGTAGATTTCTTAAACGctatggccaatcagaggttGCTCAAAACGCCACAGTTTGTGTCTGATGGCTTAACTACATGTAGAAAAGTAATAATTTTACTCTGGCGCACTTCCTTTTGTGACTGAATTTACAATAAATAACAGCTGCCACAGGTCAGTGTGTTTAATTGCCAAAATAATTGTCATGTGTTGCTGTATGTCTTTATAGATTGTCTGGCTGTATGGTGACAAAGGAAGGCTGTGGTTATGTGTCTTCAGCTCTGAGTTCAAACCCTTCACACCTAAGAGAGCTGGATCTGAGCTACAATCACCCAGGAGATTCAGGAGTCAAGCTGCTCACTGATAAACTCAATCATCCAAACTACAGACTGGAGAAACTCAAGTATGTATAACAGGAAGAGTTACATTCTATACACTCAcataggggtgtccccgactaaggatttacacattcgaatcagaactttcgaatctttctatagtcaactgatagtcgaatcatcaatgtgtgtgtgtgtgaatggattGGGAGGGGCAcaacactagtcagcaggagggtaaaactattttttttttccctttacacactgcacacagcaacaacttttaataaagcgaccaacaCTGCCTgacaactgacagacgaacgtACAATGGCGTACAACATAAAATATAAGTCTCGGGTGTCCCCAGAGTGTGCCTGTGACATTTCAGATCAAAATTCCTAACAGATCATTTAATATACCATTTAGAAAATGCCAATTTTTGGGGATTAAGAAAAATttgctgttttttgtgtgtCCTTCTTTGAacgcaaatgagctgctgctcctcAACCCAGAGGGCGGAACCTTAATAGCTCGGTAATACGCGAATGAAAACTAAAACATGATACATCTGTTTGTTCTGCTGATCATCTCTATTGCAGACACACTCATGTGACTTTGCagttgagattttgtttaatataaagtgttttacatataaaatgtattattattattattattatttatcatcatctcatgaaatattataatttgCTTGTGTTTTACAGCCTTATCACTCTGAACTTGAGCACACACTCAATGCATGCGCACTGAGAGTTAGATGTTGGTGTGTCCGCGAGTAGGCTATTAAACTAGATTAGTTCTCTTTCATGTATAACTGCAATTAAACTGTCAAATGCTTTATGTCAGAAAGAAACAAAGTTCACATGAAAACAACTGGTTATGTCTGTGCATGTATGCAGCAAGTAAGTTACAGAAATCCTGTGTGTATATTAGATGCATACTAAAGTGAATGCAGTTTAATATACAGTACCCAATGCGAGATCTGCTGTTAAAATGAATCAAACAACTGAAGAAAAACAGAAAGTCAGTTACTGGGCACAACTaactattgcacaaaactaggataagggattaagcctcGATagcttggtgatcctggctcaatttatccgctaatatacagttatctttcattattattatcattcttggtgtgagtgtgccttcgGGGTACGTTTACACGACCGCGGTGTACTAAATTTAGCATACACAAAAGAACGAACACCGAGAATGCCCTTAAGTATTTATTTCTCTGTCCTCTTTCTCCTTGTCTCTTTTCTCACAATGTACTTTCAATACATACCCACTATCTCTAACCCACGCTCCACTATCACACACAGTCGGCAGCGCAACACTGCTAAACTGCATCCTATACCTTCCTCTACTAATATTCCTCCCTCCTTTTTTCTGGATCTATGGAATTGTCAGTCAGCTGTAAACAAAGCTGAATTCATTCCAGCCTTTGCAACTCAATCCAATCTGAATATCTTGGCCttgactgagacctggatccgtCCAGAGACTCAGCAACCCCTGCTGCTCTCTCTAATAActtctctttctcacacacgCCTCGCCACACTGGCAGAGGTGGAGGCACAGGTTTTCTCATCACAAACAATTGGAAATACTCAACCCACACCTCTCTATGCAATAACAACTAATTTGAATACCATGCTATTACAGTTACAGCTCCTGCCAAAATCCATCTTGTAGTCATTTACCGCCCTCCAGGTCAATTTTATTGAGGAACTAGATGTGCTGCTGTCCTCATTCCCTGAAGACAGCAGCCCACTTGTAATCCTTGGTGATTTCAAAATCCACCTGGACAAACAGTATGCTACAGATTTTCTCTCCCTTCTATCCTCATTCAATCTCAAACTCCTtactacctcacacacacacaaatctggcaaccaactTGACCTCATCTACATACACTACTGCACTACAGAAAACACTTTGGTCAAACCCTTACACTTCTCTAAACATTATTTCATCACATTGAGTCTACATTTCACAACTCGTACACTTCCACTTTCTCTACCAGTTAATTTCAGATGAAACCTGCGTTCTCTTTCTCCCTGTCACCTCTCCTCTGTTGTGTCATCCTCTCTTCCGTCACCCACACAATTCTCCTCTATGGATGTCAACACTGCAACAACTTCTTGTCTAGATAGTATCTGCCCTCTATCTTCTAGGCCAGCACACTCTAACCCTTGGTTATCTGATGTTCTTTGTGAACACCGGACCAAACTTAGggcagcagagagaaaatgACGCAAATCAAACGACCCATCTGACCTGAGTAAGTATCAATCTCTGCTCATTTCTTCTCACATGATGTCCATACAGCTAAATCTTCATatttccacaacaaaatcaacagcacctcagacacacgcacactttTCAGAACTTTCAACTCTCTCCTCTGTCCCCATCCACCACCTCCCACCACATCTCTATCTGCAGACgatcttgcccattttttcacagataaaaccacaatcatcagcagtcagttcccacctccacacacacacaattttaaatCAGCCACATTCACAGCCAAACATtttctctcctccttctcttCACTCACTGAGGCTGAAGTATCTAAActtctcctctccagccatccCACTACCTGCCCTCTAGATCCCATCCCCTCACACCTTCTACAAGCCATCTCCCCTACACTCTTACCAGCACTCACAAAAACTTAATAAAGTGgtcaaaataatttctgacaAACTCCATGTCTTCTGACAAACTCCATGTCTTCTGACACATTGTGCATCTTATGATGTGTCCTTCCTTACTCATGCAGtgcacttttcataatcaacatagattaaaatatattgtgaaGGGGTGAGGAAGCACACGACACGATAGTGCAGGTGAGTTCCCAGAAGGGTGGATTTTATTGAGGTTTGTGGTGCTCGGTGCTCGCTCTCTGTGATGacacacatcatcaacacatctctctgCACCAGCATCTTCCCTACCACATTCAAGCAGGCTCAGGTATccccactgcttaaaaaacccacattagacgcatcacttgtagagaaatacagacctgtttctctcctaccattcatagcgaaaacacttgaaatagttgttttcaaccaggtctcatctttcctctcacagtctaatcaactggacgtaaaccagtcaggtttcaaaaagggccactcaactgagacggcattattgtcagttactgAAGACCTGCGGATGGCtaaagctgcatccaaatcatcagtcctcatcctccttgatctgtctgctgcctttgacactgtgaatcatcagattcttctgtccaccctctcatcactgggcatcacagggactccactccactggtttgagtcctatctcacaggtaggtattttaaggttgcctggagaggagaggtatccaaaacacatcaactgagCATGGGGGTTCCTCAGTGCTCAGTGCACATCACAAagacagctcggtcatgcaggtttgcattgcacaacatcaggaaaatcagaccgttccttacggagcatgcaacacaacctcttgtccaagccctggtaatttctagacttgatattgcaatgcgcttccggctggacttccatcttgagcaatcaaaccgctgcaaatgatccagaacgctgtggcacgtcttgtattcaatgagcccgaaatggctcatgtcacacctttattcatctctctgcattggctaccactcgctgcccggatcaaattcaaagctctgactcttgcttatggatcttccacaagatcagcacccgcatacttcgactcactcctacgattctacacccccaccagaagccttcgctcagctaacaaGCGGAAGCTTGTgataccatcacagagaggcatgaaatcccccTCCAGAacattttctttcattgttcctggttggtggaacgatcttccgttctccatacgcacaacagaatccctcgcttcattcaaaagacaggtaaaaactcatctcttccatgagcacttaatcttacataaaaaaactcttcctcctctatttctcttttctccttccctttttctggtttttgctactctgagcagtatacaaatcttggtatttaggacACTTTTTGcgttttctttgcctcttcttgacggatcgcttcctgtactcctaagttgtaagtcgctttggataaaaagtTGCTTTAAGTAGGTCGCtttctgctaaatgcataaatgtaaaatgtaaatgcatacagatgacaagatcaccaagatatcctggcttaatcccttatcctagttttgtgcaataggcccctgctcttgactgaatgtCTTTAATAGCTTTATTAACTGCCCCCCACCTTTTTTGAGAATAGacatgaaaatgcactatccaaacttaaatcgctgtaattcaagaatgctttgaAAAAAACAGACCTGTTTTAAAGAAGACActtggcagattattgctgaagtgaaACCTATTCAAGATGAAAGTATGAAAatgttatggaagtttaaatttactgtaaattaaaaatgtactaaatatgtttttattgtatataaaatatatattttaccaaAAATATTTTACTCTAAAATAACTTGTAGTTTGGTTGACATGTGTATGGGTGTAGGGAAGGAAGAAGGCAGGGTCGGCATGACTGGGACTTGCGATTTTATTACTCAATATCAAACACAAAGAACACAAGTGGATGGCTCAAAACACTCAAAACTCTTTCTTCCTATTTTCACTTGGCAACAGCTTTGTCCTCTCCAGCTCTGTCAGCAGACACACGCAGTCCCagtccaactctctctctcctctctcttccGTCCAAGGGCTTAATGcagtctctccacgccaataactgcaatcagacacaggtgttattcatttgcacttgacAACTTACGCCCACTTACGCCCTGCTCAGCTCCgcactctctctccctccacAGACTCTGCAAAACCACGCCCCccctgccacatacccccacctcCCGAttcaggccggggagccatcATCAACATTCTTTTACTATGGTGCTGTACACCGTCTCTCTCTTCGAGAGCTTCCGACTGATGTACAGCATCGGCTGTTCCTcaccctccacctcctgggacgGGACGGCGCCCAACCCGGTAGCCCCAGGAACTGTCTAAccttttggtcttgggcctcggacaggtcgCAACTGccgcggtcttatcaatttggggacgcacctgcccatgacccaggtggaagcccagataccttacttccacccgcccaatcgcacacttcttagGGTTGGCGGTCAGCCCCGCCCTCCTCAGCGACTTCAGGACAGCACGCAAATGCTGCATATGACGCTGCCAGCCTGTACTATAGATGATAATATCACCCAGataggcagcggcatatgcCGTATGCGGCCGGAGAATCCTGTCCATCAGTTGCTGTTGGTGTGCGGCTACCTGCGTTACCTCAGACAACAGCGGCAGGAGCCGCATGGACCAGTCATTCTTGGGCCAGCCCTGAGCCTCGGCAGACCTCTCGAAGAGGTCGATGAACGCCTCCGGGTCATCCATCGGTCCCATCTTCAAGAGCGAGATGGTGGCGGTCGAGTCGCTGGCAGGTCTGGGACTGGCCcgaacctcccggtctatccagctccggaacagctTGCGGTCCTCATGCTGGGCTTGGAGGAGCGCCTCGAACCTCTGTCCTGACGGCCTGCAGATCTTGGAGGGCTTCTTGGTGGAGAAACCCTCCCGCGAGCAATTGCACAATTCAAAAACTTCTAACTTTGCTTAATAGGTgccctttaaaatataatttatacaaaacaaaattcactttacagtaaggctttctacaaaacaaaacttaataaagtggtcaaaataatttctgacaAACTCCATGTCTTCTGACACATTGTGCATCTTGTGATGTGTCCTTCCTTACTCATGCAGtgcacttttcataatcaacatagattaaaatatattgtgaaGGGGTGAAGAAGCACACGACACGATAGTGCAGGTGAGTTCCCCGAAGGGTGGATTTTATTGAGGGTTGTTGTGCTCGGTGCTCGCTCTCTGTGCTGTGTTCCGGGTGCAGGGCAGTGTGGGTCTGTAGTCACCTCTTGCGGTGGGGGCTGGCGGTCACACGCTGCTCTCTGGGGGAAACAGCAGAGAAAAGAGTTAGCCGAGTCTTCTGGAAACATCTATCACCTTGCTGTCCGTCTCCGCCGCTTATATGGCTGGGACCGGATGAGAAGCAGCTGTGACCGCTCAGCCTGTGATGTGCAGGTGCATCCGGTCTgtttcc harbors:
- the LOC137049220 gene encoding NLR family CARD domain-containing protein 3-like: MAFVKELLKNSLKNLRKDDLKEFQWSLENEHEFIFKCEMENADRLDTVDKLVACFGSEEAVKITVETLRKINQNNLAEQLENKHKQGQTEGNIKTSAAVGANSNEILGKGSTADDSHDYTETSLRLKNILQLDYKRILVGNSQTGHQKYLTDVYTHLYVVENETGGRLNDHEVIQIESDHNRSTAKEKPINCNDMFKVQCETGRRNRKVLTMGIAGVGKTVSVNKFILDWAEGNENHDIAFILPLPFRELNLITNNCSLMGLLQEHIFNDTEELPSLPEGDGKVMFIFDGLDECHFSLGFKEGDRITDVHKITTVSKIVTSLIKRHLLPSALIWITSRPAAASLIPRKYIDQVTEVRGFNDDQKEQYFIKNCPEVSEKIIRHIRNSRSLYIMCHIPVFCWISLTVLQPLLSRESNDKTPTTLTGMYTNFVISQLQQIEEKYYDDHETKANAWHFDQIILKLGKLAFQQLKKGKWIFFKKDLEQCGIDVSEGSLYSGLCTRLFQKEKVLRRNVYSFVHLSVQEFLAALYVFFMGKDEKADLFLQSWTEKLIWKLSKKPLFQLNNAAVNMALRNENGHLDLFLRFLLGLSLESNQSDLMDLLPELELKTENMKNTADYIKKKIEKEKSVDRTINLFHCLNELKDDFVVEIQKNLSSGILAAKNLSSAQWSGLVFVLQMSEEAQEMFELQKYRRSDEALMRLLPLIKNTRRALLQCCNLTAQSCERLSSVLQSSNSFLRELDLTNNDVHDSGVKLLSDGLKSPNCQLEILRLSGCMVTKEGCGYVSSALSSNPSHLRELDLSYNHPGDSGVKLLTDKLNHPNYRLEKLNVDHGGEIRITPGLRKCMSAHTHTHIRCMATDLRFDH